In the Malassezia vespertilionis chromosome 3, complete sequence genome, one interval contains:
- a CDS encoding uncharacterized protein (COG:O; EggNog:ENOG503NYHI): MLRARAVRSAALARRTMFAPVYGVARTYMMQPQSPRVAPARRLLAVLAPQRRTMFIQTESTPNADSLKFLPGCTVMDKGTAEFTDKRESMSSPLAKNLFALDGVTGVFYGPDFVSVNKDGDTPWSTIKPEIYSNMMEFFTAGHALFPDPNSSMAASDTTILDTDSEVVAMIKELLDTRVRPAIQEDGGDLEYRGFGEDTDGIVRVKLKGSCRGCDSSTVTLKAGIERMLMHYVPEVKGVEQVLGEEETVALDELAKLEERLQKHREERDRGFSP, translated from the coding sequence ATGCTGCGagcacgcgcagtgcgaagtgcggcgcttgcgcgccgcaccatgTTTGCGCCGGTGTACGGAGTAGCACGAACGTATATGATGCAGCCGCAGTCACCGCGTgtggcgccggcgcggcgcctgctggccgtgcttgcgccgcagcgccgcactaTGTTTATCCAGACGGAGTCGACCCCGAATGCCGACTCGCTCAAGTTCCTCCCGGGTTGCACGGTGATGGACAAAGGCACAGCTGAGTTTACAGACAAGCGCGAGTCGATGTCATCGCCGCTTGCCAAGAACCTGTTTGCTCTTGACGGCGTGACGGGCGTGTTTTACGGCCCCGACTTTGTCTCGGTGAACAAGGACGGGGACACGCCCTGGTCGACGATCAAGCCAGAGATCTATAGCAACATGATGGAGTTCTTCACCGCCGGGCATGCGCTGTTCCCCGACCCGAACTCGAGTATGGCCGCCTCGGACACCACCATTCTCGACACAGACTCCGAGGTTGTGGCGATGATCAAAGAGCTCTTGGATACACGCGTCCGCCCTGCTATCCAGGAGGATGGCGGTGATCTCGAGTATCGCGGATTTGGCGAAGACACAGATGGCATTGTGCGCGTAAAGCTCAAGGGCAGCTGCCGTGGCTGCGACTCGAGCACCGTGACACTCAAGGCGGGCATCGAGCGAATGCTGATGCACTACGTTCCAGAGGTCAAAGGAGTCGAGCaagtgcttggcgaggagGAGACTGTTGCtctcgacgagctcgcgaAACTCGAAGAGCGCCTTCAAAAGCaccgcgaggagcgcgatCGCGGATTTTCCCCTTAG
- a CDS encoding uncharacterized protein (EggNog:ENOG503P8Z5) — MARKMEAAAPLVQTPIQLSGHSLPRNTSTTVLCTSHSTNARRSYVAIGDVVRASATSGVRRRRGLAASIEQGVAVVLMDVNTQMPMHTYTLRPSDHITSPPLVVERALHAAGDKKLVRTTYLGAQDASGTVLWVLTESLDMRGKRIAELDPEKAVHSVAGAPLEALFSLRSGDLLAVRADGTVVLLAEPLSSQSLVKYTAEIGSFLPRMRLDTQMLDAPFAKALLHHAPNAASMLGALLLVSAPQTKDAQLSVRALAVHAEAPFLRAYDSAPLFPSVPASKVISSSVHPSGALCALSKSGELCTANLSLEHNALDALDPHTVALPALRGAAKSAVRALLLSPSHLLLLTVPSGDVQSAKERAAALIWDVDLDTILTRVEWSLGNTPGKHGQLCVTAVPATDSHVLVQVDSGTSTDAMRSSILALPVSVPTTGLLRHALGTAAQTSAWLAPDATFSTDAVLEPSHASFLRTLESLAEEERARTLEATFPTWRKEESARLRSAEHVKASRKTPKPVLENAFVARLLAIALPHASSGKSTLEAPNTLRYLLERNAVSSTMMRGPKEHDSLLARVRATNDWSILYLLLRHVPDLAEMHAITILHDVLAQQNDPAAPTIARVLQHILAPPKFAKPALRMALRTQIRSNEHVLILLDIVRRWLDAVLSGPLDRQLGLQKDGMCTVPHTQIQYSSGDVHAPELETLVSFAEDLLDTYFPQLLASTSTHAFLAECTKAVAQHTQQLQSIARLQGPLDAFLHAEKSKEGKGKRKAEGKSKRLALHEASLLVPPYSVETLDV, encoded by the coding sequence aTGGCGAGAAAAATggaagctgcagcgccgctggtcCAGACGCCGATCCAACTCTCTGGGCACAGCCTGCCACGCAATACATCGACGACTGTGCTGTGCACAAGCCACAGCacaaacgcgcgccgctcttaCGTCGCGATTGGCGACGttgtgcgtgcaagcgccacctcgggcgtgcggcgccgacgaggCCTTGCGGCGAGCATTGAGCAAGGCGTCGCGGTCGTGCTGATGGACGTGAATACCCAGATGCCCATGCACACATACACACTGCGTCCTTCGGACCACATCACCAGCCCGCCCCTGGTCGTGgagcgtgcattgcacgctGCGGGCGACAAGAAATTAGTGCGCACGACCtacctcggcgcgcaggatGCGAGCGGCACTGTGCTCTGGGTCCTCACCGAGTCACTAGATATGCGTGgaaagcgcatcgccgagctcgaccCGGAAAAGGCCGTGCATAgcgtcgctggcgcgccCCTTGAAGCGCTCTTTTCCCTCCGCTCCGGCGATCTGCtcgctgtgcgcgccgacggcACGGTTGTCCTCCTTGCTGAGCCACTGTCGTCGCAAAGCCTTGTCAAATACACTGCAGAGATAGGGTCTTTTTTGCCGCGGATGCGTCTCGATACCCAAATGCTGGACGCGCCGTTTGCCAAAGCATTGCTGCAccacgcgccaaacgcTGCGTCGATGCTCGGTGCACTGCTCCTTgtcagcgcgccgcaaaccaaggatgcgcagctttcagtgcgcgcgctcgccgtgcacgccgAGGCACCGTTTCTCCGTGCGTAcgacagcgcgccgcttttcccTTCTGTCCCTGCGAGCAAAGTGATTAGCAGTTCTGTCCatcccagcggcgcgctctgTGCCCTGTCCAAGTCGGGCGAGCTGTGCACGGCGAACTTGTCGCTCGAGCACAATGCACTAGATGCGCTCGATCCGCACACGGTCGCCCtcccggcgctgcgcggcgctgccaagagcgccgtgcgtgcgcttttgCTCTCCCCCTCGCACCTCCTCTTGCTCACCGTTCCGAGCGGCGATGTGCAGagcgccaaggagcgcgccgcggcgctgattTGGGACGTGGATCTGGACACGATCCTTACGCGCGTGGAATGGTCGCTTGGGAATACGCCGGGAAAGCATGGCCAGCTTTGTGTAACCGCAGTGCCCGCCACGGATTCCCACGTCCTTGTCCAGGTCGATTCGGGCACGAGCACCGatgccatgcgcagcagcatccTCGCCCTTCCCGTCTCTGTCCCCACCACCGGCCTTTtgcgccatgcgctcggaaccgcggcgcagacgtCGGCGTGGCTTGCGCCGGATGCGACGTTTAGCACAGATGCCGTGCTGGAGCCGAGCCACGCATcgtttttgcgcacgctcgagtCGTTGGCCGAGGAAgaacgcgcgcgcacgttGGAAGCCACGTTTCCCACATGGCGCAAGGAAGAGAGCGCGCGGCTTCGCAGTGCAGAGCACGTcaaagcgtcgcgcaagacgcCCAAGCCCGTGCTGGAAAATGCatttgtcgcgcgcttgcttgccattgcgctgccgcaTGCCTCCTCTGGAAAGTCGACGCTCGAGGCGCCGAATACGCTGCGATACCTTTTGGAGCGCAACGCGGTGAGTTCGACCATGATGCGTGGGCCAAAAGAGCACGACTCGTTGCTTGCGCGAGTACGTGCGACAAACGACTGGTCCATCCTCTACCtcttgctgcgccatgTCCCGGACCTTGCCGAGATGCACGCCATTACGATCTTGCACGatgtgcttgcacagcaaaACGatcctgcggcgccgaccaTTGCGCGTGTTCTCCAGCATatccttgcgccgccgaagTTTGCAaagccagcgctgcgtatGGCACTGCGTACGCAGATCCGGTCCAATGAACACGTCTTGATTTTGCTGGATATCGTCCGACGATGGCTGGACGCTGTGCTTAGCGGGCCGCTCGATCGTCAGCTAGGATTGCAAAAAGATGGCATGTGCACAgtgccgcacacgcagATCCAGTACAGTTCGGGCgatgtgcatgcgccggaGCTGGAAACGCTGGTGTCGTTTGCCGAGGATTTGCTAGATACCTACTTTCCGCAGCTCCTTGCGTCGACGTCCACGCATGCGTTCCTTGCCGAGTGTACCAAGGCAGTGGCGCAGCATACACAGCAGCTGCAGTCCATTGCGCGGCTCCAAGGCCCTCTTGATGCGTTTCTGCATGCAGAGAAGAGCAAGGAAGGCAAGGggaagcgcaaggccgaggGCAAGTCGAAGCGTCTTGCTTTGCATGAGGCGAGTTTGCTTGTGCCGCCCTACTCGGTCGAGACACTCGATGTATAA
- the KEX1 gene encoding carboxypeptidase D (TransMembrane:1 (n4-15c24/25o526-546i); EggNog:ENOG503NVHT; BUSCO:EOG092623WR; COG:E; COG:O; MEROPS:MER0006006): MTNAVPAAALFVPTLPTLPAAAAGREFEVSAGYLGARAAPDRGGPPRDNAHLYFMLHRAIHTPTQRKLIVWMNGGPGCSSFDGAMMEVGAWRFRDSQLVWTQRGGGWNEFADVLYLDQPVGTGYSFVENDAYASSFEQVTKEFVFAMEQFVEIYPEYAYARHGEHGPGGAVDVYLAGESYAGQFIPYFADALLKAKSSSPFMLRGIAIGNGYMDPVSQYGTEVETMVQQGIWKAGGAEVRTMEPVVAACRAAIAKDAVPRIGYPVCDDILYRIMNITSQTIDGQQYCVNTYDLRRTDTFPACGRNWPREMAPVTSYLRREDVRESLHIDPVKAEAWVECSPKVSRTLAAHAEKAASSVTLLPGLLEAGLPVLIFAGDKDLICNALGLERMVHALRIHDEPVLNQTHAQSWRINGDLVGTWQSAKNLTYAKIANASHMVGYDRPFAAHDMMLRFMHVDMNLPANAAALNTSTVGLDARVLVPDYGKTRLGVHPAARENVSVAQEAAAAAPPPPPPLPTEHLAAYGDWAGNGFVIFLIAMAVLLCLALRRRSRSMTQSYQAVGQHVVAGLPSSERATAQEHAEESVVEMEPFMLGDEDDVK, translated from the coding sequence aTGACGAACGCtgtgccggcggcggcgctgtttgtgccgacgctgccgacACTCCCTGCGGCAGCTGCAGGAAGAGAATTTGAAGTAAGCGCAGGGTAccttggcgcacgcgctgcgcccgacCGGGGCGGCCCGCCCCGCGATAATGCGCACCTGTACTTTatgctgcaccgcgcaatTCACACGCCCACGCAGCGGAAGCTGATCGTGTGGATGAATGGCGGTCCAGGGTGCTCGAGCTTTGATGGTGCGATGATGGAGGTTGGCGCGTGGCGCTTCCGCGATTCGCAGCTTGTTTGGACACAGCGTGGCGGCGGCTGGAACGAGTTTGCCGACGTGCTGTACCTGGACCAGCCTGTCGGCACAGGCTACTCGTTTGTGGAGAACGATGCGTACGCATCCTCGTTTGAACAGGTCACGAAAGAGTTTGTGTTTGCAATGGAGCAATTTGTGGAAATATATCCCGAGTATGCATACGCAAGACACGGAGAACATGGCccgggcggcgcggtggATGTGTACCTTGCCGGCGAGAGCTATGCCGGGCAGTTTATTCCGTACTTTGCGGATGCACTCCTGAAAGCCAAGTCGTCTTCGCCGTTTATGCTGCGTGGCATCGCTATCGGGAATGGTTACATGGATCCCGTATCGCAGTACGGCACAGAAGTCGAGACCATGGTCCAGCAAGGGATCTGGAAAGCCGGTGGCGCTGAAGTGCGGACAATGGAGCCGGTCGTTGCagcatgccgcgctgcgattGCCAAGGatgctgtgccgcgcattgGATACCCCGTCTGCGACGATATTTTGTACCGGATCATGAACATCACCTCGCAGACGATCGATGGCCAGCAGTACTGCGTAAATACGTACgacttgcggcgcaccgatACGTTCCCGGCATGTGGACGCAACTGGCCGCGTGAGATGGCGCCTGTTACGTCCtacttgcgccgcgaagaCGTGCGAGAAAGCCTGCACATCGACCCGGTCAAGGCCGAGGCGTGGGTCGAGTGCAGTCCCAAAGTCAGCCGCACACTCGCGGCACACGCAGAAAAAGCGGCGAGCAGTGTGACACTGTTGCCGGGTCTGCTCGAGGCAGGACTCCCTGTGCTCATTTTTGCCGGGGACAAGGATCTTATTTGTAACGCACTTgggctcgagcgcatggtGCATGCTTTACGGATACATGACGAGCCTGTACTGAACCAGACGCATGCCCAGAGCTGGCGCATCAACGGGGACCTTGTGGGAACGTGGCAGAGTGCAAAGAATCTGACCTATGCAAAGATTGCCAATGCCTCCCACATGGTGGGCTACGATCGTCCGTTTGCCGCACACGATATGATGCTGCGGTTCATGCATGTAGACATGAATCTTCCCGCgaatgctgcagcgctgaaTACTAGCACCGTGGGTTTGGACGCGAGGGTGCTTGTGCCGGACTATGGCAAGACGCGCTTGGGTGTGcatccagcggcgcgagaaAATGTCTCTgtcgcgcaagaagcggcggcggcggcgccgccgccgccgccgccgctgccgacaGAGCATCTGGCCGCGTACGGCGACTGGGCAGGGAACGGGTTTGTTATTTTCCTGATTGCAATGGCCGTGCTCTTGTGCCTTGCACTGCGACGCAGGAGTCGGTCCATGACGCAGTCGTACCAGGCGGTGGGACAGCATGTCGTTGCTGGATTGCCGTCCTCAGAGCGCGCAACGGCACAAGAACATGCAGAAGAGAGTGTGGTGGAGATGGAGCCATTCATGCTCGGCGACGAAGACGATGTGAAATAG
- a CDS encoding uncharacterized protein (TransMembrane:1 (i296-316o); COG:J; COG:U; EggNog:ENOG503NV3V) encodes MARAVQRAVRGKRAAKAQRMPAKRARVAEEDSEGVVDARDMVSDSDSEMQAMQFLSHATLPDVATPGAQAKERKRLAHEKKQQREQLNALHAQRYAGAYSSDVSTDMEGLSEGSDKDLDEDSPGASDLEDAYLRHAAKRIKREERVRASERERNARRRLPVRDEDGALVDPSDSALESELDVPESRVVFSEEQDSEPEEAPVEEYVPGATITYASRFGHKAPFDLACGALANDAQTRAAALSAARDQIASLASQIVSDPENGINLLRRLMVFVQKYVPSPPGAGAEKKRRARIHPFIRQLALLSLLAVYIDIIPGYRIRALSELEEKEKVGQDVARRRDFEQTLVKLYRVYLETCEKEIKDASPLSPVALKSFCTLLTRASHFNFRKNILAVVVAHLSKRTWTAVSEQCYAALATLLAHDTDGHVSLETVMLLYRMIRERKFAVHANVLDILAHLRLRDELGKAHRSGPMGSASVAKKRAPSRKTDPKAVRKGTAVHVNKKQVKRNKEIREIEAEMHEAEASVDVEERARNQSETLKLVFALYFRLLKTPAISQQLLAAAIEGIVLFAHHVSIDFFHDLIQVLRALLAEALVLVDAAPVSDTDDLRAAPLHVGMRAVLYIILGAFELLAGQGEALQIDIADFSIALYRLLLPLSMSTCFEEEAALAPGPAAPKQRSRVAGLRRWSEAQLLFHAMDIGLIKAPRQSVYTSVDRNAAILKRLFTAALQWPTGSALRALQLAHTILTRTAIVDARFETLLDNRESVRNGQYDPLATIPESARVLSSGEPAWELLALRRVHANAQVRETAGGLLNWVR; translated from the coding sequence atggcgcgtgcagtccagcgtgcggtgcgcggcaagcgcgcggcaaaggcacagcgcatgccggcaaagcgtgcgcgcgtggcggaGGAGGATAGCGAGGGTGTGGTGGATGCACGGGATATGGTGAGTGACTCGGATAGCGAgatgcaagcgatgcaGTTCTTGTCGCATGCAACATTGCCCGACGTGGCTACGCCTGGCGCACAGGCaaaggagcgcaagcgtcttGCACATGAGAagaagcagcagcgcgagcagctgaATGCACTCCATGCACAGCGGTACGCCGGTGCGTATTCGAGCGATGTAAGCACAGATATGGAAGGCCTGAGCGAGGGGAGCGACAAAGACCTGGACGAGGACTCCCCCGGCGCGAGCGACCTTGAGGATGCATACctgcgccacgccgcgaAGCGCATCAAACGAGAGGAGCGCGTACGTGCCTCTGAAAGagagcgcaatgcgcgccgtcgtctacctgtgcgcgacgaggacggTGCGCTGGTTGACCCATCCGACTCAGCCTTAGAATCCGAGCTCGATGTCCCTGAAAGCCGCGTCGTCTTTTCAGAAGAGCAGGATTCCGAGCCGGAAGAAGCGCCTGTGGAAGAATACGTCCCGGGCGCTACCATCACGTATGCATCGCGATTCGGGCACAAAGCTCCCTTTGATcttgcgtgcggcgcattaGCAAACGACGCccaaacgcgcgcagcagcgctcagcgcagcgcgcgaccAAATTGCAAGTCTCGCTTCGCAGATTGTCAGCGACCCCGAAAATGGAATCAacctgctgcgccgcttgatGGTCTTTGTACAGAAATACGTTCCGTCGCCACctggcgccggcgccgagaaaaagcggcgcgcacgcatccATCCATTCATCCGCCAGCTAGCGCTCCTATCCCTGCTTGCCGTCTACATTGACATCATCCCTGGCTACCGCATCCGTGCGCTCAGCGAGCTCGAAGAAAAAGAAAAGGTCGGCCAGGatgtggcgcggcggcgcgactTTGAGCAGACGCTGGTCAAGCTCTACCGCGTGTACCTGGAAACCTGCGAAAAAGAAATCAAAGACGCTTCTCCGCTTTCCcccgtcgcgctcaagAGTTTCTGTACGCTGCTCACCCGCGCGTCGCATTTCAACTTTCGTAAAAACATCCTtgccgtcgtcgtcgcgcacctctCCAAACGCACGTGGACCGCAGTGTCGGAGCAGTGTTatgcggcgctcgcaaCGCTTCTTGCACACGATACCGACGGCCACGTTTCGCTCGAGACAGTCATGCTGCTGTACCGCATGAttcgcgagcgcaagtTTGCCGTACATGCCAATGTGCTCGATATCCTcgcgcatctgcgcctccgcgacgagctcggcaaagcgcACCGCTCGGGCCCGATGGGCAGTGCAAGCGTCGCCAaaaaacgcgcgccgagccgcaAGACGGACCCGAAAGCGGTGCGCAAAGGCACTGCCGTGCATGTGAACAAGAAGCAAGTGAAACGCAACAAGGAGATCCGCGAGATTGAGGCGGAAATGCACGAGGCGGAGGCGTCGGTGGACGTCGaagagcgtgcgcgcaacCAGTCCGAAACGCTCAAGCTCGTATTCGCGCTCTACTTTCGCCTGCTCAAAACGCCTGCTATTTcgcagcagctgctcgccgcggccatCGAAGGGATTGTCTTGTTTGCACACCACGTCAGCATCGACTTCTTCCACGACTTGATCCAAGTGCTGCGTGCATTActcgccgaggcgctggtCTTGGtcgacgcggcgcctgTGTCAGATACCGacgatttgcgcgctgcgccgctgcatgttgggatgcgcgctgtgctctACATCATCCTTGGCGCCTTTGAGCTCCTGGCGGGACAGGGCGAGGCGCTTCAGATCGATATCGCCGACTTCTCCATCGCCCTCTATCGCCTCTTGCTCCCGCTGAGTATGAGTACGTGCTTTGAAGAGGaagccgcgcttgcgcctggcccagcagcgcccaagcagcgatcgcgcgtcgctggactgcgccgctggagcGAGGCACAGCTCCTCTTTCACGCCATGGATATTGGTTTGATcaaggcgccgcggcagAGTGTGTACACGTCTGTCGACCGGAACGCAGCGATCCTCAAGCGGCTCTTCACAGCTGCACTGCAGTGGCCTACAGGaagtgcactgcgcgccttgcagctcgcgcacacCATCCTCACACGCACGGCCATcgtcgacgcgcgcttcgagaCTCTCCTCGATAACCGCGAGTCGGTACGCAATGGACAGTACGACCCGCTCGCCACAATTCCGGAGAGCGCGCGAGTCTTGTCCAGCGGCGAACCGGCGTGGGAACTGCTCGCACTGCGTCGTGTGCACGCCAatgcgcaagtgcgcgaaACAGCCGGCGGGCTGCTCAACTGGGTACGCTAG
- the PAB1 gene encoding Protein phosphatase PP2A regulatory subunit B (EggNog:ENOG503NXFC; COG:A; COG:J), whose protein sequence is MSSEVASSQPAAATANPPVQPAAEATPAPAEAKGKEQTEKPTGEEQPKSETTTEEKPKANNQSQANTSLYVGELDGNVNEAILFEIFNMVGPVSSIRVCRDAVTRRSLGYAYVNFLNAADSERALEQLNYSPIRGRPCRIMWSQRDPGLRRAGQGNIFIKNLDEAIDNKALHDTFATFGNILSCKVAANDTGSLGYGFVHYESKESADAAIQHVNGMLLNDKKVYVGYHISKKDRQAKIDEARAQFTNVYVKNVDLGVTQDEFAKLFEKYGSITSAVLSVDEDGKSRGFGFVNFAEHEQAAKAVDELNDTDFHGQRLFLGRAQKKAEREEELRRSYEVAKNEKMAKYQGVNLYVKNLPEDYDDERLQEEFMPHGTVTSAKVMRTSTGASRGFGFVCYSAPEEANKAVADMNGKMLENRPLYVALAQRKDVRQQQLAAQMMQHNQLRLQQQQAAAAAAAAQMYPGAPGMYYPQPPGAVPGQFGQGGMVRPGYAPGMMPQGMPPSGPYPQGQFPNGGVFPQGFRPPRPPRGAAGPGAPAGGSGAPAAQRGAQRGGANVGNAPRAAAPAGAAPSAQPEQLTAAALANASPEEQKQMLGEAIYPKIAASQPDLAGKLTGMILELPVGELLHLIEDDEALTGKVDEALNVLREYESREEAEGSA, encoded by the coding sequence ATGTCTTCTGAAGTTGCATCTTCGCAGCCCGCCGCTGCTACTGCCAACCCACCCGTGCAGCCTGCTGCCGAGGCTACTCCCGCCCCTGCGGAGGCAAAGGGCAAGGAGCAGACGGAGAAGCCCACGGGCGAGGAGCAGCCCAAGTCGGAGACGACCACGGAGGAGAAGCCCAAGGCCAACAACCAGTCGCAGGCCAACACGTCGCTGTacgtcggcgagctggatGGAAATGTGAACGAGGCGATCCTCTTTGAGATTTTCAACATGGTTGGCCCTGTAAGCAGCATTCGTGTGTGCCGTGACGCCGTGACCCGTCGCTCCCTTGGCTACGCGTACGTCAACTTTTTGAACGCGGCCGACAgtgagcgtgcgctggagcagctgAACTACTCGCCGATCCGTGGCCGTCCCTGCCGCATCATGTGGTCTCAGCGCGACCCCGGCCTCCGTCGTGCGGGTCAGGGCAACATTTTCATCAAGAACCTGGACGAGGCGATCGACaacaaggcgctgcacgacacgTTTGCCACCTTTGGCAACATTCTCTCGTGCAAGGTCGCCGCCAACGATACTGGTAGTCTCGGCTATGGATTTGTCCACTACGAATCCAAGGAGTCTGCCGATGCTGCTATCCAGCACGTCAACGGCATGCTCCTGAACGACAAAAAGGTGTATGTCGGCTACCATATCTCGAAGAAAGACCGCCAGGCCAAGATTGATGAGGCGCGTGCCCAGTTCACCAATGTCTACGTGAAGAACGTGGACCTTGGCGTGACGCAGGATGAGTTTGCAAAGCTCTTTGAAAAGTACGGCAGCATTACCTCCGCCGTGCTCTCTGTTGACGAGGATGGCAAGAGCCGTGGCTTTGGCTTTGTTAactttgccgagcacgaaCAGGCTGCCAAGGCCGTCGATGAGCTCAACGACACCGACTTCCACGGCCAGAGGCTCTTCCTcggccgcgcgcagaagaaggccgagcgcgaagaggagctgcgccgctcgtaCGAGGTGGCCAAGAACGAAAAGATGGCCAAGTACCAAGGCGTGAATCTCTACGTGAAAAACTTGCCGGAAGACTATGACGACGAGCGTCTCCAGGAAGAGTTCATGCCCCACGGCACTGTCACTTCGGCCAAGGTCATGCGCACCTCGACCGGTGCGTCGCGTGGCTTTGGCTTTGTGTGCTACTCGGCACCCGAGGAGGCAAACAAAGCCGTTGCGGATATGAACGGCAAGATGCTAGAGAACCGCCCGCTGTAcgtcgcgcttgcacagcgcaaggatgtgcggcagcagcagctcgctgcgcagaTGATGCAGCACAACCAGCTCCGCctccagcagcagcaggctgctgctgccgcgGCCGCTGCACAAATGTACCCTGGTGCTCCGGGCATGTACTATCCGCAGCCCCCAGGCGCCGTCCCGGGTCAGTTTGGCCAGGGCGGTATGGTCCGCCCGGGCTACGCTCCGGGCATGATGCCGCAAGGCATGCCACCAAGCGGCCCCTACCCCCAGGGCCAGTTCCCCAACGGCGGTGTCTTTCCCCAAGGGTTCCGTCCCCCGCGCCCTCcccgcggcgctgccggcCCTGGCGCGCCAGCCGGCGGTTCTGGTGCGCCTGCCGCACAGCGTGGCGCACAGCGTGGCGGAGCCAACGTTGGtaatgcgccgcgtgctgcagcgcctgctggcgccgcgccgagcgcacaACCCGAGCAGCTtaccgctgctgcgctaGCCAATGCCTCGCCCGAAGAGCAGAAGCagatgctcggcgaggcAATCTACCCCAAAATTGCGGCTTCCCAGCCCGACCTTGCTGGTAAGCTTACCGGCATGATTCTCGAGCTTCCtgtcggcgagctgctgcacctGATtgaggacgacgaggcgctcacTGGCAAggtcgacgaggcgctcaatGTCCTGCGCGAGTATGAGAGCCGCGAGGAGGCAGAGGGCAGTGCATAG
- the mge1 gene encoding GrpE, mitochondrial (BUSCO:EOG09264IDN; EggNog:ENOG503NZQR; COG:O): protein MSVLRASRNIVFGVFTRPIAAPSTIATTRIAMNARHYSDKGAEEAKPEEEKPAEEDTNGVDAQLKEKDDRIKQLSDQLLYTKAEMQNIQRRAAEEKSAATQFSIAKLAKDLTGSIDVLDLALGSIPEPYRCPGKEGDTGDSLKVLHEFYDGVSLTRKSILDMLRSHGIEQFNPVGDDFDPKLHDALFQAPIPDKKAGSVFECSQVGYMIKDRLLRPAQVGVVQESS from the exons ATGTCTGTCTTGCGTGCATCGAGGAACATTGTTTTTGGTGTATTTACACGCCCCATTGCGGCTCCTAGTACGATTGCCACTACGCGCATCGCTATGAACGCCCGTCACTATTCCGACAAGGGCGCCGAGGAGGCGAAGCCCGAGGAGGAGAAGCCTGCGGAAGAAGACACGAACGGCGTCGATGCACAGCTGAAGGAGAAAGACGACCGGATCAAACAACTTTCT GACCAACTCCTGTATACCAAGGCTGAGATGCAGAATattcagcgccgcgccgcggaagAAAAGTCTGCTGCTACACAGTTCTCGATCGCAAAGTTGGCCAAAGACCTTACCGGATCGATTGATGTGCTGGATCTTGCACTCGGGTCGATTCCAGAGCCGTACCGCTGCCCTGGTAAGGAAGGCGACACGGGCGACTCGCTTAAAGTGCTCCACGAATTCTACGACGGCGTGAGCCTTACGCGCAAGAGCATCCTTGATATGCTCCGCTCGCACGGCATCGAGCAGTTCAACCCGGTCGGCGATGATTTTGATCCGAAGTTGCACGATGCTCTGTTCCAAGCACCGATCCCTGATAAGAAGGCAGGTTCCGTATTTGAATGCAGTCAGGTCGGCTACATGATCAAGGACCGTCTTCTGCGCCCTGCGCAGGTCGGTGTCGTGCAAGAAAGTTCGTAA
- the YOP1 gene encoding ER membrane protein DP1/Yop1 (TransMembrane:2 (i41-72o92-116i); COG:U; EggNog:ENOG503P44Z; BUSCO:EOG09264USX), translated as MASQAQVIHQKFDSFLSQLDNELSKYPSLNRFDRHLPVPKSYIAVGLFVVFTILIFFNICAGFLTNFIGFVIPAYFSMAALETPQPQDDVQWLTYWVVFGFFTFIESFVNVILYWFPFYYTFKTLAIVWLVLPQTRGAKLVYHKLMRPVFLSLAGGGPKGPPTMATSASSGLHTQ; from the exons ATGGCATCCCAAGCTCAAGTGATCCACCAGAAATTTGACTCTTTTCTCTCCCAG CTTGACAATGAG CTGTCCAAGTACCCCTCGCTGAACCGCTTCGACAGGCATCTCCCTGTGCCGAAGTCGTACATCGCCGTGGGTCTCTTTGTTGTCTTCACCATT CTCATCTTTTTCAACAT CTGCGCCGGTTTCCTTACCAACTTTATTGGTTTTGTCATTCCGGCGTACTTCTCCATGGCCGCCCTTGAGACCCCGCAGCCGCAGGACGATGTGCAGTGGCTTACCTACTGGGTCGTGTTTGGCTTCTTCACGTTCATCGAGTCCTTCGTGAACGTGATCCTGTACTGGTTCCCCTTCTACTACACGTTCAAGACCCTTGCCATTGTCTGGCTTGTGCTTCCGCAGACCCGGGGTGCCAAGCTCGTGTACCACAAGCTGATGCGCCCCGTGTTTTTGTCTCTCGCTGGTGGCGGCCCCAAGGGCCCCCCTACGATGGCTACGAGCGCTTCTTCCGGCCTGCACACGCAGTAA